The Acetivibrio saccincola genome window below encodes:
- a CDS encoding flagellar motor protein MotB, giving the protein MSNRRKYQVEEEKSQGAPEWMVTYSDMVTLLLCFFVLLYSMAVIDQQKFEQVAESLRNAFLSSGGEIFEHNSGKDVMDMLNDSDESSLNDSNIEDGNNLDDNLDDDLAAKLEAEKKQKMEEFIEEIKEYIDEMDLDEHVKVIEEEEQVILRIDSVILFDLGKADIKESGKDTLRDVGKLLKEIDTEVVVQGHTDNLPINTTLFPTNWELSTKRATNVVLFLVEESNLDPYKLTATGNGEFRPIAPNDTPENRQKNRRVDIVVAK; this is encoded by the coding sequence ATGAGCAATAGAAGAAAATATCAGGTAGAAGAAGAAAAATCCCAAGGTGCACCGGAGTGGATGGTCACTTATAGTGATATGGTGACTCTGCTTTTGTGCTTTTTTGTCCTCCTGTATTCTATGGCTGTCATTGACCAGCAAAAATTTGAGCAGGTGGCGGAATCCTTGAGGAATGCTTTTTTAAGCAGCGGTGGAGAAATTTTTGAACACAATAGCGGTAAGGATGTAATGGATATGTTGAATGACTCTGATGAAAGCAGTCTTAATGACAGTAACATAGAGGATGGTAATAATTTGGATGATAATTTGGATGATGATTTGGCAGCTAAACTGGAGGCAGAAAAGAAACAAAAAATGGAGGAATTCATAGAAGAAATAAAAGAGTATATTGATGAAATGGACTTAGACGAACATGTCAAAGTTATTGAAGAAGAAGAACAGGTAATTTTAAGAATAGATTCAGTTATTCTATTTGATCTTGGAAAAGCAGATATTAAAGAATCCGGAAAGGATACTTTAAGAGATGTTGGAAAGCTTTTAAAGGAAATTGATACAGAAGTGGTTGTACAGGGTCATACTGATAATTTGCCTATAAACACCACCCTGTTTCCGACAAACTGGGAGTTATCCACTAAAAGGGCTACCAATGTTGTTTTATTCCTTGTAGAAGAAAGTAATTTAGACCCATACAAACTTACAGCCACAGGAAATGGAGAGTTTAGACCTATTGCCCCTAATGATACCCCTGAAAACAGGCAAAAAAACAGAAGGGTAGATATTGTTGTGGCTAAATAA
- a CDS encoding motility protein A: MDIATLIGIIVGVACIIVTIVLEGNILVYWSLTSVFVTVGGGIASILVSYRIGEIAKVMKVVVKVFKGKELQPQDTIRLLVDLSLKARKEGLLSLEADQENIEDSFLKQSLQLVVDGVEPEVIVESMDLEIENMQMRHSKGAGIFRSLASLFPAWGMIGTLIGLINLLQSLDDPSNIGPAMALALITTLYGSVLANFICTPIATKLELKSKEEIQEKRMIIEGILSIQSGENPRILEHKLRTFLSPQQKEQYDRESEQAESRSSQIKDAVTE, from the coding sequence GTGGATATTGCAACTTTAATAGGTATAATTGTAGGAGTAGCATGTATTATAGTAACAATAGTTTTAGAAGGCAATATACTGGTATACTGGAGTCTTACATCTGTCTTTGTTACAGTGGGTGGAGGTATAGCTTCAATCCTTGTTTCCTACCGCATTGGCGAAATTGCCAAAGTTATGAAAGTAGTTGTCAAAGTCTTTAAAGGAAAGGAATTACAGCCTCAGGATACAATAAGACTTCTTGTGGATCTTTCTTTAAAGGCGAGAAAAGAAGGGCTGCTTTCCCTAGAAGCAGACCAGGAAAACATTGAGGACAGTTTCTTAAAACAGTCACTGCAGCTGGTTGTTGACGGGGTTGAGCCTGAAGTTATAGTTGAGTCTATGGATTTAGAAATTGAAAATATGCAGATGAGACATAGCAAAGGGGCTGGAATTTTCAGAAGTTTAGCATCACTGTTTCCTGCATGGGGTATGATAGGAACTCTTATAGGTTTAATAAACCTCTTGCAGTCTCTTGATGACCCGTCTAATATCGGACCTGCCATGGCATTGGCGTTGATAACCACTTTGTACGGAAGTGTTCTCGCAAACTTTATCTGCACCCCTATTGCGACTAAGTTAGAGCTTAAAAGTAAAGAAGAAATACAGGAAAAAAGAATGATTATAGAAGGAATTTTGTCTATACAATCAGGTGAAAACCCAAGGATATTAGAACATAAATTAAGGACGTTTTTATCCCCACAGCAAAAAGAGCAATATGACAGAGAGTCAGAACAAGCTGAATCCAGAAGTAGTCAAATAAAAGATGCTGTTACTGAGTGA
- a CDS encoding copper amine oxidase N-terminal domain-containing protein yields the protein MKKLSLLTVLSVVACLLFLNTFILTPDVYANPDNITIIVNGEVMEFGTDANDPYPYIKEGRTLIPFRRIFEKLQMEVTWDNKTRTVHAKNDTTVMELTIGQKTAVVNGVEHTLDVAPEITDDRTFVPLRFVSESVGAEVDWDAATRTVTITYLVEDPPQEIPGGPGGTTKTTYKLGEKASYKDIVFTVDSITKEEDGKVIVKGTTNLNLEGMRVEVYYNAYKSLISVPIYNKNSSDLYEYTASHYNFSNHKPKYIFVNFLQDDGTYKTVVKYEL from the coding sequence ATGAAAAAGCTAAGTTTATTGACTGTGCTTTCTGTCGTCGCTTGCTTACTGTTCTTAAACACATTCATTTTGACACCTGACGTATATGCTAATCCTGACAACATCACAATCATTGTCAACGGAGAAGTAATGGAATTTGGAACTGATGCAAATGACCCTTATCCTTACATTAAAGAAGGCAGGACTTTAATTCCATTTAGAAGAATTTTTGAAAAACTCCAAATGGAAGTAACATGGGACAACAAAACACGTACAGTACATGCTAAAAATGATACAACAGTTATGGAACTTACCATAGGGCAAAAAACTGCAGTTGTAAACGGTGTAGAGCACACTTTAGATGTGGCTCCTGAAATAACTGATGACAGGACATTTGTTCCATTAAGGTTTGTAAGTGAAAGTGTCGGGGCAGAAGTAGACTGGGATGCTGCAACAAGGACTGTAACAATAACGTATTTGGTGGAAGATCCGCCACAAGAGATACCGGGCGGACCTGGTGGCACAACAAAGACAACTTACAAATTAGGTGAAAAAGCATCATATAAGGATATAGTGTTTACAGTTGATAGTATAACTAAAGAAGAAGACGGAAAAGTAATTGTAAAAGGAACAACTAATTTAAATTTGGAAGGTATGCGTGTAGAAGTTTATTATAATGCATATAAATCACTAATATCTGTTCCAATATATAACAAGAATAGTTCGGATTTATATGAATATACTGCATCACATTATAACTTTTCAAATCATAAACCTAAATATATTTTTGTTAATTTTCTTCAAGATGACGGAACATATAAAACAGTAGTAAAATACGAATTATAA
- a CDS encoding dockerin type I domain-containing protein, which yields MKKIFKSLNCVCILSVFLLISVFLLNNVHVISANSNSITYGDINGDGNIDSTDVTLLKRFILNIINSLAHPKSADLNCDSIIDSIDYSILQRYVLQIISEFPIQNPPDNTSPSSYLTNSEKILFDLINEVRLNAGIEPFECDKDLVDVARIKSQEMVDDFFFSSISPTYGTTRELLNHFNIPFKYATETVSISLNATSSFNQLIQIDLYNEIITDPKYNYIGIGAIRCPIRGLVIVQIFVGR from the coding sequence ATGAAAAAAATATTTAAGAGTTTAAATTGCGTTTGTATTTTATCTGTTTTCTTATTAATTTCTGTTTTCTTATTAAACAATGTTCACGTAATAAGTGCAAATAGTAATTCAATCACCTACGGAGACATAAACGGTGACGGAAACATAGATAGCACTGATGTCACTTTGTTAAAAAGATTTATACTTAATATTATTAACAGCCTAGCTCATCCAAAATCTGCAGATTTAAATTGTGATAGTATTATAGACAGTATAGATTATTCAATTCTTCAACGTTATGTTCTTCAAATCATAAGTGAATTTCCTATACAAAATCCTCCTGACAATACAAGTCCCTCATCATATTTGACTAATTCTGAAAAAATTTTATTCGATCTTATTAACGAAGTACGTCTAAATGCAGGTATCGAACCTTTTGAGTGTGATAAAGACCTTGTCGATGTTGCACGAATAAAATCGCAAGAAATGGTTGATGATTTCTTTTTTTCATCTATTTCACCAACATATGGAACAACACGTGAACTGCTTAATCATTTTAATATACCTTTTAAATATGCAACCGAAACAGTATCAATATCACTAAATGCAACTTCTTCATTTAATCAATTAATCCAAATTGATTTGTATAATGAAATAATAACTGACCCAAAGTATAATTATATAGGTATCGGTGCTATCCGCTGCCCAATACGTGGTTTAGTTATCGTACAAATTTTTGTGGGTAGATAG